DNA from Exiguobacterium acetylicum:
TTTAAGCTAGAGCTGATTTTTTTGTTGGTGATGTCTTCCGCATTAGCTATGAAATTTGTAATCTTATAGCTTTCATTTCCTTGATTCACTAAGTTAAGAAAGTTCTTCGTTCCATGAGTTATACCAGTATTAGTCGCAAAAGATGGGCTAAGTAGGTTTGCCTCGACAAACAGAACTTTTTGCTTTAGCACAGCAGTCTCTTTAGCAAACGTCGTTGCTAAAGTTGAAGCTCCAGCCCCTCGGGTAACACTTCTAAAAGAGATAATTGTCGGCATAAAAATCCTCCTTATTTTTTAGTTTGACTAAATTCTCTGCCAAGATTTAATTGAGCTTTCACTTGATCGCTAATCTTATTTTTGGACTTTTCTTCAATGTATTTCAAAATCACAGATTGATCAGAAACTTGATTGAATGAAGTGATAAGACTTTTATCATCTTTCTGGTCAATCTTTTGTGTTGCAACTGGCATGATTGTCCCTAATCGTTTCGCACGATTCAGATACTGTAGTTGTGCAGGCGTTACTGCCAAAGTGTAAAGTCTAGCAGCACTTTTCACTTCCTTTGTTTCGCCTTCAGAATCCTGTTCTTCTCGAAAAGCATCATTTGTATCACTATCTTTTACACTAGTCACTCGTACTTGAGGAAATAGTCCACCAAACAATACACTCTTGTTTGTAGCATCAGTCATCAATTCTCCTTGCGACCCCTCTACATTTAAGAAATAGAGATCTACAAATGTACCAGGTACGATGGAGTTTCCTGAACTAGTTTCTAAATCTACAAGGAGTGGAAAAGCAACTTCTCCACCTTGTAGAGAGAGTATCGCAGCATCAGGTAATTTGTTTTTGCTTAATACATTGTTCTTAAGAAAGAAGCTATTTGCAGAAATACCAAAACCTTCTGTCGTATACTTACCAACTACTTCTTCTTTATTTAAATAAGCGTTAGGAGGTATTGCGTTACCTGGGATCTCACGTTCAAAAATCATTTCTTCTGTGATTTTAGTGTGTGGTTGAATATCTTTTCTAACCAGAACCACTTTGGTTGGATCAACGGCTTTTTCAACTGCATAAGCGTTATATGCATACATTGATCCAACCACGGCTAATGAAAGAACTGCTGCTACAACTTTTCTCTTAGTTTGCTTTTTTAACTTCTTCAATCTAAATTCCCCCCTGGAATCTTAAGCTTGCTTTTCGATTCATAGATCACAATATTTTTAGCTAAAATACTTACTTCTTCTTTTTGCTCTTTAGTCACCCGTTTAAATGTCGATTCATTTATAACCTCCCCCTCGACGGCAACCATCGCAGGGGAAGTATTTATCTTGACGATTTTAAAATTACGCTTACTACCTTCGTAGTTAAAATCATTGTTCAAGGCGTAATCCTTTTGATATTCATTTCTGAACTTCACTGGATCGATTTCAATCATTTCATTTACTCGCAAAGTACCTTTATTAATCGATTTTTGAATCGATGACTCTGACGCTTGTTTTACAGCATCACGGTTATCGATCATACTTGCATTTAAAACTGTAGAGTCAATCTGAAAAGCAAAGCACATCGTAAATAGGGTTACAACCAAACCA
Protein-coding regions in this window:
- the cpaB gene encoding Flp pilus assembly protein CpaB is translated as MKKLKKQTKRKVVAAVLSLAVVGSMYAYNAYAVEKAVDPTKVVLVRKDIQPHTKITEEMIFEREIPGNAIPPNAYLNKEEVVGKYTTEGFGISANSFFLKNNVLSKNKLPDAAILSLQGGEVAFPLLVDLETSSGNSIVPGTFVDLYFLNVEGSQGELMTDATNKSVLFGGLFPQVRVTSVKDSDTNDAFREEQDSEGETKEVKSAARLYTLAVTPAQLQYLNRAKRLGTIMPVATQKIDQKDDKSLITSFNQVSDQSVILKYIEEKSKNKISDQVKAQLNLGREFSQTKK